Genomic window (bacterium):
CACGACTTTCCTGGGGTTCAAAACGACCAGGAAGCAGCTGGCCGACGCGAAAGTGCGCCAGGCCATCAACTACGCCATCAACAAACGAGAGATGATCGCTGGCGTCTACTATGGGCTGGCCGAGGAGGCGTATGGCCCGCTCGCCCCGGGGACGCCGGGGTGGTGGAAGGAGGCGACAAAGGCCGGGTATCATTACAATCCAAGCACGGCGAAGCGCCTCCTTGAAGAAGCGGGGTGGAAGCCGGTCAAAGAGGGGGGTACCCGTCAGAAAGACGGCCAGCCCCTCGTGATCAACTTCCTCTACTCGCCGGGGCCGCAGAACGAGGCGTTGATAGGCCTGATTCAGGCCGATCTGGCCGGCGTCGGCGTCGACATGAGGCCCCAGCGCCTCGAGTGGACCGCGTTCCTGGCGGCGCTGCGGGCCGGCCAGCATGATATGTTTCTGATCGCGGTCAGGTACGTGACCGCCGACATTCTCTACTTCTATTTCCACAGCAAGCAGCGTCCTGCGCCGAACCGGTTCGATTGGGCCGACCCCGATACCGATCGCCTGCTGGAGGCCAGCCGGTCGAGTACCGTCGAGGGCGAGCGGATGACGGCCTACCAGAAGCTCCAGCAGATCGTGGTGACGAACGCCATCTGGGTGCCCGTTGTGCACGAGAAGCGTGTCGTGATCGCATCACCGCGCCTGGAGGTCCCCAAGATGCACGCCAATGTGCTCTACAAGATGCTCGATTTGGAGATGAAGCCGTAGCCTGATTCCGGGGCATGGCCGGGTATATCCTCAGGCGCCTGTTGCGGGCGGTACCTGTCCTGCTGGGCGTCTCGATTCTGGTCTTTTTGATCCTCCACCTGACGCCAGGGAACCCCGCGCTGATCGTGGCGGGTCCCGACGCTCCCCCTGAGGTTGTCCGGGATGTCGAACGGGCGCTGGGGCTCGACCAGCCATTCTACGTGCAGTACGGCCGGTATCTCGGCCGGATCGTGCGCGGAGACTTCGGCCGGTCGATCCGGTCGCGGGAGCCGGTCCTCGAGCGGCTGACCACGACGTTTCCCGTTACGCTGACCCTCGCGGTCGTCGGGGCTCTGTGGACAACAGCCGTCTCCGTCCCACTGGGGATCGTGGCCGCCTACCACCGGAACTCAGTGCTGGACCTCACCACGATCTTCATCGTCCTGACCGGGTCGGCGATGCCGGTCTTTGCGCTCGGGCTGATCTTTCTCTGGGTGTTCGCCGTCAATCTGCGCTGGTTTCCGCTCGCGGGATATGCGCCGTTAACGACACTCGATGGATGGCGGCACATCGTGCTGCCGGCCGTGACGGTGAGTAGCGGCACGATCGCCCTGCTCGCCCGGCTCACCCGGTCCTCGATGCTGGAGGTCCTCAACCAGGACTTCGTGCGGACGGCCCGGGCGAAAGGCGTGCGGGAGTTCTTGGTCGTCGTGCGGCACGCCTTCCGCAATGCGCTCCTGCCCGTCATCACGGTGGTCGGGCTCCAGTTTGGATTCCTGCTGAGCGGCGCCGTCGTTACCGAGAGCATCTTCTCTCTCCCGGGGATGGGGCGCCTCCTAGTGCAGGCCATCCTGGCGCGGGACTTTCCCATCGTGCAGGGCGCGGTCCTGTTGGCGGCCGTCACCTTCGTCCTCACCAATCTCCTCGTTGATGTGGTGTACGGCCTGGCTGACCCCCGCATTAGATACGAGTGATGTGCGTTAATGAGTGAGGCCGCCCTCTCCATGCCCGCTCCTGCGCCGGTGCGGCGAGGTCCGAATCTCTGGCGGCGGATGCGGAGGTCTTGGCAGGTCCGTATCGGGGTGGCGATCCTCGGGGTGCTCGTTCTGGCCGCAGCGCTGGCCCCATTTGTCCCCGATGATCCCGC
Coding sequences:
- a CDS encoding ABC transporter permease — protein: MAGYILRRLLRAVPVLLGVSILVFLILHLTPGNPALIVAGPDAPPEVVRDVERALGLDQPFYVQYGRYLGRIVRGDFGRSIRSREPVLERLTTTFPVTLTLAVVGALWTTAVSVPLGIVAAYHRNSVLDLTTIFIVLTGSAMPVFALGLIFLWVFAVNLRWFPLAGYAPLTTLDGWRHIVLPAVTVSSGTIALLARLTRSSMLEVLNQDFVRTARAKGVREFLVVVRHAFRNALLPVITVVGLQFGFLLSGAVVTESIFSLPGMGRLLVQAILARDFPIVQGAVLLAAVTFVLTNLLVDVVYGLADPRIRYE